The Panicum virgatum strain AP13 chromosome 6K, P.virgatum_v5, whole genome shotgun sequence nucleotide sequence ttcaagtacatgaaggattagcggtaacagactttctcttcacaaatgtcccttgattatgatcacggcgcaagtatggagcatcatcattggctagcaggatgcatggatcagcatttacttcgaaaggtggaatggcaacaaaattattatattcttctgaaaagtctgtcttgtcctccactccaacgatgtttctctttcctgatagaactatgtgtcgcttaggctcatccttttgcttgttgatccccttctttggcttgctggacatgtccttaatgtagaaaacctgagcgacatcctgggctaggacaaatggctcgtctctatacccaagattgttgagatcaactattgtcatcccatactcatcttttgttacccctcctccagatagcttaacccattggcaacgaaatagaggcaccttgaaattgggaccgtaatccagctcccatatctcttcaatgtagccgtaatatgtgtctttttttccattattgtccgtggcatccatacgaacaccgctgttttggttggtactctttttatcttgggctatcgtataaaatgtgtttccatttatctcgtacccttggtatgttaagatattccaagatggtcccctagccaataagaacagttgttcacttatatccatgttatgcattagatgcttccgcaaccagctacagaaagtgttcatgtgctcacgtgtaatccatgcctcagacttttccgggaaattggagagcagaattttcttgtgttcctcgatatatgggtcaaccaaggatgattgttgaagaaccgtataatgcgctttcttgaatgagaaatcatctgtgcagacataagatttctttcctaatgtaccctttccagatagtctcccctcatatcgcgattcagggactccaatcagtttaaggtcatcaataaagtcaacacaaaagtcaatgacctcctcagttccgtacgcactggcgatgcttccttctggacgagctctattacgaacacatttcttgagtacccccatgaacctttcgaatgggaacatgttgtgtagaaatactggtccgagaatatcaatctctttgacaaggtgcactagaagatgtgtcataatgttgaagaaagatggtggaaatatcagctcaaagccaacaagacattgcaccacatcgttttgcagctttatcaaattctccgggtcaattatcttctgagaaactgcgttgaggaaggcacatatcttcacgatggttaaccggacgttatcaggcagaatcccccgcagcacaaccggaagaagttcggtcataagcacatggcagtcatgggacttgagatttgtaaatttcttctctgccaaatttaagattccttttatattggatgagtatccagatggaacctttatactgctcaagcagtcaaacatggtttctttctcttccttgctaagagtatagctggcaggacttaagtattgtcgtccattatctcgctgttgtggatgtaaggcatctcgttcttccatacgttgcaattcttgacgtgcttctactgtatcttttgtctttccgtacactcccaagaatgctatcaggttgacgcaaaaattcttcgtgaggtgcatcacatcaattgcatgacgaacatctaagacttcccaatatggtagctcccaaaatatagatttcttcttccacatgggcgccattccattttcgttcggaacaggttggctaccagatccctttccaaaaacaacttctagatcttttaccatgttgaagacgtctttaccactacggtgcatcggttttgttcggtggtccgcttggcctttgaaatgcttgcccttctttcgtaccgcatgcctgatgggaagaaaccgacgatgacccatgtatacagccttcttacagtgagtcaaccatatattatcggtatcatctaaacagtgtgtgcatgctttgtatcccttgttcgaatgtcctgacaagttactaagagcaggccagtcattgatcgttacgaacagcaatgctcgtaggttgaagttttcctgtttgtattcatcccacatccgtacaccttcatcgccccagagcaataagagttcttcgaccaatggtcttaggtacacatcaatgtcatttccgggctgctttggacccgggataagcactggcatcatgatgaactttcgtttcatgcagagccatggtggaagattgtacagacaaagagtcacaggccaagtgctatgaccactgctcatctcaccaaaaggattcatgccatccgtactcaaaccgaaccttatgtttctcgcatccaaatcaaatttagggtacgttctatctatttttctccactgcgacccatcagcggggtgtctcaacatcgagtctttcttgcgttcctctttgtgccatcgcatcaacttagcattatctttatttctaaacagacgcttcaaacgtggtattataggcaaataccacatgaccttcgcaggaactctcttccggggaggctctccctcgacatctccaggatcatcttttctaatcttgtaacgcaatgcactgcatacgggacatgcatccaaattctcgtactcgcctcggtagaggatgcagtcgttggggcatgcatgtatcttttgcacttccagtcccaaagggcaaacaagttgtttggcttcatacgttgtggcaggcaattcattgtccttaggaagcatttttttaacaagtttgagtaattcaccaaatcccttgtcggatacaccatttgtcgccttccattgcagcaactccaaggtggtgccaagtttcttaaatccattttgacaatctgggtacaacaacttatggtggtcctctaacaacttctggaacttcaacctctccgtttcactctcacagtctgcctgcacattgtgcaatgcttgccccagatcgtcgctgggatcattttctgctacatctacttcgggctcttccatgggaatatcgtcatcgaatgcaccgattccagcattcccgggaaagtggtcgtcaaaatcttcttcttcattgtcttccatggtaaccccctgttctccgtgcttcgtccaacaaacatactttttcatgaaaccatttgcgaaaatgtggctgtgtaggattcttgaagatgagtaatccttgttattgttgcaatgaacacacgggcagcacataaaaccattctgcttgtttgcctcagccacagacaaaaaataatgcaggccatcaatgaattctttcgaacgtcggtcagcattgtacatccattgccggtccatctgcattttaaataaatcgatttgaattctttacacgtatcgaataaataaaatatatcaaacctaaattaaactaaatgtaacataacatgaataattaaaagatatgcaatatctatcatacatcttgattaattaaaaggggtacttaatccattacagaacttaacaaaggagtactatacatgaaatttaaaaattcggtcaacaacacataggttttcaaccgtccttgcgttggaacgcagaatgttctaacggatttcttgctggcgcagaataagatggcggagctgaaacctccgagtttggtggtgacgaaccgtaacgccgcaataaatcctcaagatcaaacggaggttcctcgccccttgccatgcattctctatattctttttccaaataacggagcgctgccctatgaaaagcactaggttttttggaccgacgacctactcgagttgtgcccttctctccagaaggacaacgatcacccccaccggcgccactccctccagctgttgaagccatattttactgaaaaatacctttattttccacaaaattataaattcttaccattacaaagcaaaaattatttactattacaattacaatgatcagattaataactcttgcaaataacaatgaaattatataaaaaaagacgaaatgtatcattaatcctcaagaaatctctaattaattgaaagaaatctctataacttctaattactttgacacccttcagttccaggagtacactcttttcaatatccagaaaccctctagaagaaaaataaacctttatttctgaaaatgtatatgtcagtaacctcaaccctgcggtgatgacactgcctttcggggggacacggtgcggtacaaggatgtcaccaatcggctagtcgcagcaccaacatttacgattaataggcacagcacttggcacaggcagcatgctcgttcatatgctctcagtacaacaacggcatgctgactgcgtcaaatgctgtcttcttatcaatcggaagtgctggtgatgcgaccaaccgatttgcgacgtccttatagcgcatcgtgtatccctgaaaggtagtgccatcaccgttggatggagattaacgacgtatacttgtttcgaaataaagatttttttagcttctagatggtttcaatgtgagcctgattaaatacatcactagagtgtcaaaataatccattcataatacaaaaaattctataatatactcatttcattaattcattcacgaataaaaaaatcaactatccacaatatggtcatatatacaagtacatcacatgaagtatctacactcattctaaaaatttctactatccatatactcatctaaatctaaaagaaaattacgcctacatatgcaatctagctagcaaaataatgtccaagaaatgagctagctacacattttctctatttctaaagtatgaaatgagctatacaagccaaggaagaagagaaaaacaagccccaaacctttagagcagatggatggacggggaatcaaagatcttcacaaatgtggtgaagaaatgagcaaaactcctctatcccgagccaagaacagagaaaacaagtgagctgaatggctcgggcggggggagagggaaggggataaggggcgcaaggccttttgtcccggttggaggcacgaaccgggacaaaaggggggacttttgtcccggttggtggttccaaccgggacaaaaggctacgcgggccttttgtcccggttggaaccaccaaccgggacaaaaggctcccattttgtcccggttggtgtctccaaccgggacaaaaggccctcgtcccccccgctggcccggctagccgttggacccgggacaaaagccacctattgtcccgggcccaaaggctgccgggacaaatggccaggaacaaaggcctgttttgtagtagtgtagtaGACTATGCTGTGTGTTCTCATGTACTGAACTTTTAATTATGTTGTAGTTTGTTGCACGTTAGAATCGACTAGACTTGGTAAAGTATCGGGAGTACATTTGCTAGTTTGTTGCGCGTTCGAATCGACCAGACTTGGGGAAGTGCCTTGATGTTTGAAACTTTAGTTTGGAGTAAATGACTATGTATGTGTTTGAGACTTTGTTCCGGTGTCGAACTTTTATGTGACTCTTTATTACCTGCCCTTGAAGACTATTACCGAGCGATCAGATTCAGAGCATAGTATGCATGCGGAGCTATCTAGCTCTGCTGCTACTTCAGCTTGAGGTGGTACTACCCCGTATCCGAATTCGAGAGTGTGACCCACGTCCACGACATGTAATCCAGGCCCCCGCTAGTGAAGTGGTGGTGGCATCCATCCATTATTCCAGCCATGAATGCAAACATATACATGAGCAAGTCTGGGTGGCCAGTCCTGTCGCGCCAGTTAAACATATACATGAGCAAGTCTGGGTGGCCAGTCCTGTCGCGCCAGTTAAAATAACGCGACAGACGTGTGTTGTTGCGCCTGGCAGTTCGGGCCCTGGCCATCGGCGGCGCGACAACACACGTCTGTTGCGTTATTTTATCTGGCGCGACAGACGTTTCATCACCTGCTCTGGACCTGTCGTTTGTCATCAAGCGCTTTCTTGACACTGCTTTCCACCACATTCAGTTTGGAGAGTTTCTGGTCGAGCACAGCCATGGCTTCATCAATCTCACAAAGTAATGACTTGTTTCTGGACAAGGAACTTATTGCTCCCATCTTCTGTGCTTCAATTGCGGATTTCTCTTCAAGATGTTTAGTGTATTCAAATTTCACCTTAGTCAATTGATCCAGCAAACTTTCGAAGTACTGAACATCAAATCCATTAGTCTTCAGTTCAGCAAATATACATGATGAGTCTCTAGTCATAGAAATAGCGCGTACACACACGAGTATCTAGTCATACAAATAGCGCATTACACACACAGATGAGTCTCTAGTCATACAAATAGCGCATTTCAACTAGGACGTGTGCCCGGTGCTTGGAGTCGTAGAACGTCTCCAGTAGGGGAAACGTTGGGTGCGCCATCCTGCAATTATTAATCAATTCTTGATCAGTAACAAACATAAACTGAGAAAAACAATGCATGAATGTTTATGGTAATTAAAACAATAAATGTTACAATAAATGCCTTATATTGCaaataaatatttatgttaAGCTCAATCTATTATACCTCTCTACGTACGGTATGTCATATCCTCTGTCTTTCGCTTGGTTGGGCCATTTTTTTTCGTTtcaatttctttttcttcttacatTTATACTAAGAACAAAATCTGTGGCATTTGGAACAACAGTTTTGACTCCTGTCCTCATCGAAATAACCCGTTCCATAGTCCGCACTGGTGTAACACTTCAGGTATTAGTTACctataattaaattaattatggcCATTAGCTCTAACTCAGGCGACAAACTGCTAATCAGAAACTCTCCCTGTCAGAttgggccagaccggtctgaccggttgggtcaACCGGCCTGACCGGTCGAGCCGGGTTCAACCATTTTGAGGGGCCCCACGGCATTTAAACCACACACTCTCTCACCAACTCACTCCTCCTCAGCGCCCAGCTCTCTCCCGAGCTCCCCCTCACCCAAATCCAAACCTCCCCAAATCCTCACCCCAAATCGATTCCAAGGCGTGGGAGAACTCCAATCGGCGTGGTGAATCATCTCCTACTTGATTCCTTCCCTGGGGAGCTGGGGATTCAAGTTCTTCTCGGGGAAAGAACTCATCTAAGGTAGTTTAGCTAGGGATGGATCGATCTCCCTCTCTAGATGATTTTCGGCGATTTACTCTGGTCAAACACACCCAATTGCGTCCAGGAACTAGTGCCTAGAagggtttcggttttggtgggcgATTTTCACCACGCCCAGGATTCTAGGTTTTGGTCTgggtgggaccggtctgaccggtcggcgtGGTTAAGTctctaggaccggtctgaccggtatagggcaccgatctgaccggtatgGCAGGGCTGAGAAGGGTTAAAAGTTACTAGTTAGCGCGATTGGTTAGGAATTACTTGGGTTATTGGTTACttgttatttattttgtttataaataatgcatgcattctcatgtcatatgcatatgcatatgcacacgtgtagcagccACCACGGTGGAAGtggtatacgaggtggttgcggagccataGGAGCCACAGGGGCAAGCCCTGCAGCAGGAGGATCGTGAGgagccggcccaaggcccaattcaccctagcactgagcagcagacgcaaggtaagccccggtgcacattctattattttaaattatgacacctatatacgtaactattacttatgcattaggtttaggaattgtttggaaccctagttgcatgatccctaggattccctgagttatactagtatgtataggacgatagaagtgctatggtTAATGtttccggtagaagacgagtgatctcctgcactcgcgagatataggatgctTAGAAttgagtaatttccggttactcgcgagatatgagATATAAttatattccagtacatgagaTGTTGAATTTGATTGGGAtaaatggagaattgagaccggacgggaaatGATGAGGATTCATAGGAATGGCAACATGACAGGGTTCatgggtgtcttagtcccgtctgtgtcgattaaggaccggttaTTGTCGACAGTGCTGATCGGgaattgaattgtactaaccgcatgccgggagtaggaggtagtcgaaaccggtaagccgagtactgctttgcttcgaaagtataggaacccgcacccaactcctgggacgagtcgagtagtcgcggagaattggggatgcatatgtttacttttggtggtctcacgttgagctcggctgaccatatgtcgttgggctggttcctgtagttcgaggcgtggaggggaaaggttggtgcgtgaggtccgacggggcttttacgtgccgtgttggttaggtccaccttgcaaggttaaatcgaatcgattcgccgtgtctcgcggttatgagggccttgatctctttgctgcatcatagcaaaatgttagaatgtAAGTTATttatgtatatacatatataatctTGAACACGTTGAGATATTTGGATTGCACCACCATGTTTGTTATAGTTGATCCCTGCCAATATTGGATTAGAGTTAATTGAATTCATATGTAATCtgaggctaaaataatgaaagtaaggaattactgtagctgcttttctgcaaaaataaccaccagtcaaatgccttgcatgtctaggtatgtgggctaagttatactcactggtcgggtaagccttgctgagtattagtatactcagggtttgttgccacaatcaTTTTAGGCCATCCGGATGTTGATTTCTGCCCCTACTGCGTCAAATTCATCCgcagagatgcagaggggtgggaggtgttggagcgagacccttaggttagggcATTGTCGAGTTGTACGCTTGAGGGCTGAGTGTGCAGCCTTTCTGTCTTGcgcaaaccggtctgaccagtccgtgggaccggtctgatcggtggaGTCGGCAGCGTggtgccgaccggtccgaccggttgggtgaaccggtccgaccgatcGTGGAGGATCAGAACTGATGACAGCTAGCATAGTTGTAGGATCTTTCCTATTCAACTTTCAGTCACAtctattgtaaagttttgtaaattatttgTATATATAAATTGGagctcggtttgtaaaacttaatgttTTGTATCGTGTTCACTCATGTATTTTTAAGTAATGTGTCGTGctcgtaccatctgcgcccaccgtcgcgtgggactaccggtgttgtttcgatcgggccatgggttgagaaaggatcgccaaattaagccgttaagctaatgcgcctgatgtgttcaaatgacggccattacgcttaattagagatttaatttggcggttccgtcacaactGGCCCGGCCTTGCGCCTCGTCCATGTCACCTTTAAGTCGTTTCCTTTGCCTCCTCCCCCTTTTTGGTTTCAACATTGAAGCATCGGGCACATACTCTATGCCCTTGTATCCAGGCCATTACGATGGATCGAGGTAAGGCTCAAAACTTGACTCCCATACTTTGATTGTGTTGGACCTCGCGTAGTACGGACTCAAATAATTAGGACTCTTGAAACAAAGACCTCTTGACCTACATGCGGTTATTAGGTGCGAGCATGGAAGGTGTAATAATTGTGCTATCATACAACTGCAGTCTCCTATTGTAAGGTCCACTCTGTAGTGTCGGCCTCCATGACTCTCACCTCCTATGTTTGTCCCACCTGGTCCTCTAACACCATAAATCATTCTTTCTGGACCGTAAGGCGCTGTAAGTTGGTTCACCGATCTAGCCTCGGCATCTTCTAGATGTTCATCCGCTATTTGTCCCCACTCTTTACCATTATCCAATAAATTCTTTGCTTTCCCCCATCTATTGACAAAGTACTCGTTGTACTTCTCAAATGAGTACTCCACAATTCCTGCAACCGGTCCTGATCGAATACCTTTGAACATATTATTCAATGACTCGGAGTTGTTTGTGGTCATTATACCATACCGCTTCCCCCCTTCATCATAAGCAAGAGACCATTTTTCCTTGTCTGCCATTTCCCCTTTCAACCACTCCTTGGCTGCATCATTCATGTCCTCATAATATGCAAGTTTTTCTTCAAAAGCTTTCTCCGTGCACACGGAGCAAAGCAACTTAAGTTTCCCAATTAGTTCCTTATTTTTTTGCCACCTCCACATATTTGTAGCAAAGTGGCGCATGCACCACCTATGCACAAGGGGGGGGGGAATCCATCCATATGCTCTTTCACACAATTCAGGAGTCCATAGTGCCGATCAGATATCATACAAACTTGCCTTGATGGACCAAGCACATAACGCCGCACTAGCTTCATGAACCATGACCAGCTGCCGTTGTTTTCTCCTTCGGTCAAAGCAAATACTAGTGGGACTAGTTGCTTCTTCGAATCCACAGCAACTGCCATCATTAGTGCACCTTTGTATTTACCTGTCAAGAATGTGGCATCCACAAGGATCACATGCCGGCAATACTGGAACGATTCAGCACATTGCGGGAAGCACCAGAACACCCTCTGTAAAACATGCTTGTACACACCATTGTGAGGGAGCATCATGTTTCCCGTATATGTAAACCATCGGATGCCTGGATTGAAGAGGGACATTCCGGTCAACACCCGGAGCACTCTGTCGTATGACTCTAGACAATCTCCCCACAACATAGCCATAGCATGCTGTTTCGCACATCATGCCTTTGAGTACCTAACACGGTAACAACTAAAGGCGAAAATCGACTCCATAAGAGAAGTAACCAATGTGTCGCTGTCCTTCTAAACAATACCTAGAATCCGGTGGGTAAGATAACGTGCGGTGCACTGTGCATGAACTTGCTTCGGTTTGGAGGAGGAACAAGTGTGAGGCTGTCTTACATTGGTGATCCTCCACTGACCCGTGCCCCTAACAATCCGAGCCCAAACACCCCATATACATCCCTACTTGCATAGCACATCGTAGCGTACTCTATTGTCCGAATGAA carries:
- the LOC120713911 gene encoding uncharacterized protein LOC120713911, which gives rise to MQMDRQWMYNADRRSKEFIDGLHYFLSVAEANKQNGFMCCPCVHCNNNKDYSSSRILHSHIFANGFMKKYVCWTKHGEQGVTMEDNEEEDFDDHFPGNAGIGAFDDDIPMEEPEVDVAENDPSDDLGQALHNVQADCESETERLKFQKLLEDHHKLLYPDCQNGFKKLGTTLELLQWKATNGVSDKGFGELLKLVKKMLPKDNELPATTYEAKQLVCPLGLEVQKIHACPNDCILYRGEYENLDACPVCSALRYKIRKDDPGDVEGEPPRKRVPAKVMWYLPIIPRLKRLFRNKDNAKLMRWHKEERKKDSMLRHPADGSQWRKIDRTYPKFDLDARNIRFGLSTDGMNPFVLIPGPKQPGNDIDVYLRPLVEELLLLWGDEGVRMWDEYKQENFNLRALLFVTINDWPALSNLSGHSNKGYKACTHCLDDTDNIWLTHCKKAVYMGHRRFLPIRHAVRKKGKHFKGQADHRTKPMHRSGKDVFNMVKDLEVVFGKGSGSQPVPNENGMAPMWKKKSIFWELPYWEVLDRDNGRQYLSPASYTLSKEEKETMFDCLSSIKVPSGYSSNIKGILNLAEKKFTNLKSHDCHVLMTELLPVVLRGILPDNVRLTIVKICAFLNAVSQKIIDPENLIKLQNDVVQCLVGFELIFPPSFFNIMTHLLVHLVKEIDILGPVFLHNMFPFERFMGVLKKCVRNRARPEGSIASAYGTEEVIDFCVDFIDDLKLIGVPESRYEGRLSGKGTLGKKSYVCTDDFSFKKAHYTVLQQSSLVDPYIEEHKKILLSNFPEKGPSWNILTYQGYEINGNTFYTIAQDKKSTNQNSGVRMDATDNNGKKDTYYGYIEEIWELDYGPNFKVPLFRCQWVKLSGGGVTKDEYGMTIVDLNNLGYRDEPFVLAQDVAQVFYIKDMSSKPKKGINKQKDEPKRHIVLSGKRNIVGVEDKTDFSEEYNNFVAIPPFEVNADPCILLANDDAPYLRRDHNQGTFVK